From a single Miscanthus floridulus cultivar M001 chromosome 8, ASM1932011v1, whole genome shotgun sequence genomic region:
- the LOC136473876 gene encoding E3 ubiquitin-protein ligase EL5-like: MAQGSDEGAGAAHASWPSGADADTPVAPTAGAAAAMTLSILIVAGILLLFAIIAFVLASLQYCFNASRGRDRDAGSGRRRRGPRPAAGGSSGGTRASRGVDPELLRSLPVTVYHGSDKGQRYAVECAVCLAELQDGEEARFLPRCGHGFHAECVDMWLASHTTCPLCRLTVSKPDDVSPHLAPSLALPPVAPEPANYATVNLPASVLLVVSDYGAVTAVTMTTDVPTNPSTLVIEIPELAVPTPTLTPCDAAKSPGSARLRSFRRLWSFGRQGAGATPSCSCAGAGASEGVDLEQGIS; encoded by the coding sequence ATGGCGCAAGGTTCCGACGAAGGCGCCGGCGCAGCGCACGCGTCGTGGCCGAGCGGCGCCGACGCCGACACACCCGTGGCGCCCACGGCGGGTGCGGCCGCCGCCATGACGCTCAGCATCCTCATCGTCGCAGGCATCCTCCTGCTCTTCGCCATCATCGCTTTCGTCCTCGCCTCCCTCCAGTACTGCTTCAACGCCAGCAGGGGCAGGGACAGGGACGCAGGGAGCGGGCGGCGGCGCCGTGGTCCGCGGCCGGCCGCCGGTGGTAGCAGCGGTGGGACACGGGCCAGCAGGGGCGTCGACCCGGAGCTGCTGCGCTCGCTGCCTGTCACGGTGTACCACGGTTCGGACAAGGGGCAGCGGTACGCGGTGGAGTGCGCCGTGTGCCTCGCCGAGCTCCAGGACGGCGAGGAGGCCCGGTTCTTGCCCCGCTGCGGCCACGGCTTCCACGCAGAGTGCGTCGACATGTGGCTCGCCTCCCACACCACCTGCCCGCTCTGCCGCCTCACCGTCTCCAAGCCCGACGACGTATCTCCTCATCTGGCGCCTTCCTTGGCTCTCCCACCGGTCGCGCCGGAGCCCGCGAACTACGCCACCGTCAACCTCCCCGCCAGCGTGCTTCTCGTGGTGTCTGACTATGGCGCGGTCACCGCGGTGACTATGACCACCGACGTCCCCACGAATCCATCCACCTTGGTGATCGAGATCCCGGAGCTGGCCGTGCCGACGCCGACGCTGACCCCGTGCGACGCTGCCAAGTCACCGGGCTCGGCGAGGCTGAGATCGTTCAGGAGGCTGTGGAGCTTCGGAAGGCAAGGGGCCGGAGCGACTCCTTCCTGCTCCTGTGCCGGTGCCGGCGCCAGCGAAGGAGTCGACTTGGAGCAGGGTATCAGCTAG
- the LOC136473877 gene encoding E3 ubiquitin-protein ligase EL5-like has protein sequence MAQGSDEGAGAAHASWPSGADADTPVAPTAGAAAAMTLGSILTVAGILLLFVIFAFVLASLQYCFNASRDRDAGSGRRRRGPLPAAGGSSGGTRASRGVDPELLRSLPVTVYHGSDKGQRYAVECAVCLAELQDGEEARFLPRCGHGFHAECVDMWLASHTTCPLCRLTVSKPDDVSPHLAPSLALPPVAPEPANYATVNLPASVLLGVSDHGAVTAVTMTTDVPTNPSTLVIEIPELAVPTPTLTPCDAAKSPGSARLRSFRRLWSFGRQGAGATPSCSCAGAGASEGVDLEQGIS, from the coding sequence ATGGCGCAAGGTTCCGACGAAGGCGCCGGCGCAGCGCACGCGTCGTGGCCGAGCGGCGCCGACGCCGACACACCCGTGGCGCCCACGGCGGGTGCGGCCGCCGCCATGACGCTCGGCAGCATCCTCACCGTCGCAGGCATCCTCCTGCTCTTCGTCATCTTCGCCTTCGTCCTCGCCTCCCTCCAGTACTGCTTCAACGCCAGCAGGGACAGGGACGCAGGGAGCGGGCGGCGGCGCCGTGGTCCGCTGCCGGCCGCCGGTGGTAGCAGCGGTGGGACACGGGCCAGCAGGGGCGTCGACCCGGAGCTGCTGCGCTCGCTGCCTGTCACGGTGTACCACGGTTCGGACAAGGGGCAGCGGTACGCGGTGGAGTGCGCCGTGTGCCTCGCCGAGCTCCAGGACGGCGAGGAGGCCCGGTTCTTGCCCCGCTGCGGCCACGGCTTCCACGCAGAGTGCGTCGACATGTGGCTCGCCTCCCACACCACCTGCCCGCTCTGCCGCCTCACCGTCTCCAAGCCCGACGACGTATCTCCTCATCTGGCGCCTTCCTTGGCTCTCCCACCGGTCGCGCCGGAGCCCGCGAACTACGCCACCGTCAACCTCCCCGCCAGCGTGCTTCTCGGGGTGTCTGACCATGGCGCGGTCACCGCGGTGACTATGACCACCGACGTCCCCACGAACCCATCCACCTTGGTGATCGAGATCCCGGAGCTGGCCGTGCCGACGCCGACGCTGACCCCGTGCGACGCTGCCAAGTCACCGGGCTCGGCGAGGCTGAGATCGTTCAGGAGGCTGTGGAGCTTCGGAAGGCAAGGGGCCGGAGCGACTCCTTCCTGCTCCTGTGCCGGTGCCGGCGCCAGCGAAGGAGTCGACTTGGAGCAGGGTATCAGCTAG